Genomic segment of Marmota flaviventris isolate mMarFla1 chromosome 4, mMarFla1.hap1, whole genome shotgun sequence:
AAACGTATTCAAACCTCTCATTCCTTGTTAACTGTGAAGTACAAAACTGTCCATCCTCTTCCACTTCCAGACAGTGTGGGCCGGGTTTTTGCCTAGAGAGACACAGGAGACGCTATTCAGCTCAgaccctttctttttctctagaaGTTCAGAGtcctgagaaaaatgtgtattcagTTCAGCACAGGGGTACTGTTTCTTGGCTGGCCTTAATTGTGGGATCTGGGGCTGGGCTCGCTGTGTCACAAGGACGATTCAGAGCTCTGAACTCAGCCACCAGGCTTCCCTTTTACCACATCCCCATGTCATCGTTTCAGTTCCCATCCTGGGGAATCTCTTGATTTCTTCACCATCCAAGAGGTAGGTGAAGGGGCATGTGAAGAACTCAGGTTTTCACGCTCCTTCTGTGCTACCGCTAGAGCCGACTCTACATAACTTAAACTGCTTTCTATCCGCTATCTTATCAGGACTTTGGGCATCTCTTCAAGGTGGGCAGGTCTGTCCTATCACTCCATTTTAAAGATGCGCAAACTGAGGTTCTGGAGAGAAAGCGTCTTGGCCAGGATCAGAcaagacacttaaaaaaaaaaaaagacaagacacGGGTAGACAACCCAGACATCCTGGTTTTCCCAGAATCCCTACCACGCTCTATCACCCCTCAATGTAGCAAGAATGGAGAAGCCAGCAGCGGGAAAGGACCAGAAGAGGGTCAAGTTGGGTGATGGGcttgcttccttttcttcctcagcCTTAGGGAAGGGGTAGCTGGGAGGACCAATCTCTGCAAAGATAGAGCCATGTGGGCGCGCACCACCTCCGGCCGCgcgcctccttcctccccctccccgctTTGTTCGCACCTCTGCGCCTGCGCAGTACAACAAATCTGGCGCTGTCCCCTTCAGCACCACGCGGAACCCGCGCCACCCCTCCCCGCGGTGAGCCCCGCGCGCCCCCGCCTCGCACGTCCTCGCTCCCCCTGACTGCCCAAACCGACCCCTTCCTTTAGAGGTCATCATCTGCTCTCCCTGGCCTAACCAAGAGGAGTAGTTGCTATAGTAACTCGTGAGGCTCTTTCTTAAAATAACCAGACCCCCTTCTACCCGGGCAAAGGGCACAAGGGGTGCCTGTCCTCCACTTCTTCCAGTCTCGAGGTCATCCCATCTAACCTCTTACCCCTGGGAGGGAAGGATAACTAACTCAGGTAGCGACAAGTTCCTCCTGAAGTCTGACTTAACATCCCTCCTTCCGCATCCTGGGTGGGTTGTCAGGATTGGGTCACCTGGGTCTGAGACGACGAAGGGTTCAAGACGTGTATCTTCACCTCCCTTCCATAGTTGGTCTTCTGGGTTTAGGGGGCGGGTCCTGTGTACACCCCTACCGTGTGCTTTGCTCGGCCCCGTGCTCGTGGGGGCGGGAGCGCGTGTGGCATGTAACAGGTCATGTGGCAGCCTCCTGGGGACACGCGTGGGGTCTGGAGCAGGACACGCGTGTGCAGCTGGGCCCTAcgtgtggctcaggaggcagaggacgAGAGGACCTGGACACAAGTGTTGTGGGGCATGTGAGGGTCTGGCGAACaaaacgggggggggggtgccTATGCTCTCCCCCTCGTCTAGGGTGGGTCCTAGGTTGGCGGGAGAGCCCAGTGGGGACCTAGAGACCAGGAGGGTTGGCAGCCTCAGAGACTCAGggccctgggaggggagggggtggggggattaGCGCTGCTGAGCGgcgcgtggggggggggggttggaggAGGGACTGAGAGGCGGGCGGGCCTGGAGCAAGCGGGAGCCGTGCTGCCTTCACAGCTGAGCAGGGCCCAGCCTCTCCTTTGCCTCTCCACGGTCCCAGCTCTGGACGAGCAGCGGTGAGTACTGAGGTAGCTCTGAGTAGGGGCTGCACAGGGGACACTCACGAGGGCCCTGTTGAGCTTCAGGAACCTACCTGGCAGGGTTGCTGCTCCTGGCCTCTGCCTCTACTCCGCATTGCTGCCAGAGCCCTCTTATCCCTTTATGGTCCCTCCTGGGCTAGGCAAGATCTGTCATAACCctaaggggaggagggaaggagagggataTGGTGCAATCTTACCCTCCAGAGATCCCGTGACTGTTGAGGGGGAGGGGACAGTGTGTGTCCCTGCTTGAGTATATGTGTAAATGTGCATCTGTATTTGTATGTGATTGTGACCAGTAGGTTGCTTGTCCAATACACCTGTGTCTCTGTGTGCCTTGGAGAATGAGAGCCTGTGTGTACATTTGAGTACCTCTTTGTGTGTTCCTGTTTGGTGATGGTGTGTGTGTAAAACAAGCATGTGCCTTTTCGTTACACACATATTTGTTATGACTGTGAGAGTGTATGAGGGTGTGTCTTTGAGCAGTATGTGTGTacatctgtgtctgtgtgtgctggAGGGTGTTGCCCATGAATGTTTTTGTGTACTgatatatttgtctttatgtttttgtgtgtgtgtgcatgtgtgtgtgcatgtgtgtgcgtgtgtttgcATGTGCATTTATACccgtatggaaaaaaaaaacacgtaTCTTTTCCATTCAGCATACAATATCTATGTATTAAAGATAGAGGTCTCTGTTCAGGCCTCTGCTATGCCTCTCAGCCCTTCATCGTCCCTATATAACCCctgttcttcctttccttccagaAGGTCTGAGTTCTCCCTCTCTTAGTGAGGGTCTCCCATAAGAGGGACTATAGAGCACTAGGGCTGAGTAATGGTGATGGTTGACTAACATTCCTGATCCAGAGGTTGGGATACCAGCTTCCCCCACACCAGAAGTAGCTCCAAATTGCCAGAGACTCAGCTCACTCAACTTTTGAACTAGCTTCCTCACTCTTCCCAGGGTGATGCTCAGGGCCCCCAGGTAGAAGGAAAGGAGCCAGGGTCTCATTGGgtggatgatttttttcttctcaggccTCCAAGGAAGTACCCTCCAGGGATGGGATCAATGGCCCCATATTTCCAGGGTGGGCTAGGTCCCTGGAGTGCAGAGACCCAGCCaactttcctctccttttctctgcTGACCTGCCCATCTAACCCACGGGCACTTCACCCCTTGCTCCCCCTCCTCTCTTGCAGGCCTGTTTGAAGAGCATGCAGCCCCCTTACTCCCCACCTGGCCTCGCCATCCCTGCCCCCCCAGCCTGACCCCCGGCCCCAGCATGGCCCAGGGTGCCATGCGCTTCTGCTCGGAAGGTGACTGTGCCATCTCCCCACCACGATGCCCTCGCCGCTGGCTCCCCGAGGGCCCTGTGCCCCAGAGCCCCCCAGCCAGCATGTATGGCAGCACAGGCTCCCTGCTGCGGCGAGTGGCAGGTCCAGGTCCCCGAGGCCGGGAACTGGGACGTGTAACCGCACCCTGTACACCTCTGCGTGGCCCCCCTTCTCCCCGCGTTGTACCCTCACCCTGGGCACCCTCTTCACCCACTGGGCAGCCCCCACCGGGGGCCCAGAGTTCCGTGGTCATCTTCCGCTTTGTGGAGAAGGCCAGTGTGAGGCCACTGAATGGGTTACCTGCTTCTGGAGGCTTGAGTCGGAGCTGGGACTTGGGTGGAGTTTCTCCTCCCAGACCCACCCCAGTCCTCGGGCCTGGCTCCAACCGGAAGTTGCGGCTAGAGGCATCCACATCAGATCCACTCCCAGCTGGAGGAGGTTCTGCCCTTCCCGGCAGCAGGGACCCCTTACGTGGGCCACCAGTTCCACCCCAGGTTGGAGCAGATGGTCTTTACTCTTCTCTTCCCAATGGTTTGGGGGGCCCCCCTGAGCGCCTGGCTACACTATTCCGAGGACCTGGTGATACTGGATCCCTGAACCAGGTATGCAACCTGCCTTCGGTTTCCTGAAGCCCTAGTGCCCCAATGAAGGGGAAAGGCTTGGTTCCCCTGTCAGGCTTGGGCCTGTCTCTGAATCTTTCAATGTCCTAAATCTGTCTCTTTCTTGCCTTCTGTGTTTGTCCTTGTGTCTCTGCACCTCCATTTCTGTccctgtgtttttatttgtttctgtcCCATATTGTCCTTGTATATCTCTGGCTTCATCTCTGGGTGctgcctctgtctctccctccttgGCTCAGGGGGACACCTGGTCCTCTCCCCGGGAAGTCTCCTCTCATGCCCAGAGAATTGCTCGAGCCAAATGGGAATTCTTCTATGGCTCCTTGGATCCCCCCAGCTCAGGTAAGGCCTGGGACTGAGCCAGGGGAAGGGGGCAGGGCCTCCCAACAGCAGCTGAGGACAGGTAGGGAGGCTTCCTTCAAACCTGCCCCAATCCTTTCCTGGCTCCTTAGTTAGCCAAAGCCTCTCCCAGCCTCAGTCTTCCCATATGTGTCATGATGGTGGACAGGCATAGAATGGGAACCTGAAAGAGGTTCAGCCAtggagggaggggacagcagaATATCAGAGTCATTCTTTGGAGTAGAAAAGACACCGATCTCCTTCAGGCTTCTCAAAGTTGACAATGACTTGGTTTGAAATGAACTCCACTGGTACAAGGATAAACAAAGTTTGTGACAGGAGGAATGGTGGCTAGACAGTGAAAGAACTTCCTGCCAACATGAGACCATGGGGGAGTTGCAGAATAGGACCAGGACAGGGGACTGAAATGCATAAACTCCTGACCCGTATGCCTATGCACACTACAGGTGCTAAACCCCCAGAGCAGGCCTCCCCATCTCCAtctgggatgggctcagggcagGGCTCTGGGGTAGCTGTGGGGCAAGCAACCAAGTACTCCGAGACGGACCTGGACACGGTGCCCCTGAGGTGCTACCGAGAGACTGACATCGATGAGGTGCTGGCTGAGCGGGAGGAGGCTGACTCAGCCATCGAGAGTCAGCCCAGCTCTGAGGGCCCACCTGGCACTGCCCGCCCACCTGCCCCACATCCTGGCCCATGCCCTGGCCCTCATTCCAGCCTGGGCAGTGGAAATGAGGACGAGGATGAGGCAGGTGGGGAAGAGGATGTGGATGATGAGGTGTTTGAGGCCTCAGAGGGGGTCCGGTGAGTGGGGAACTGGGAGAGGAAATGGCTTGCTCCTTCCCACTGGCCCAGAGacaagggggtggggtgggggtgtcatAGGGACATGGATAAGGAtgagagcagggctgggagggtcAGAACCAAGTTGATGGTTCTGACAGGGCAGTGTGGAGTGTAGATTTCAGGCAGAGGACTGAGGCCTCGCAGTGTTGGGGATGCGGGGGCATCAGCAAGAACCCAGGAGACAGAGGAGCCAACGCGTTTAGAGGATCAGAGGCAGGAATGAGAGATCAGAAGTCAGAATTCATCCTGATGATATGGGAGCATCAGTCCAGAGCCTGGGGCCAGGCAGGAGACTGGGGAGCGCGGGTGCTTTCCTTTCCGTCTCACACCCCATTGCAGCTTGGAGCCTCATCTTCTCCTAAGATGTTGCCAGAAATAGAAATGGGATGGCAGGAGGGAAGCGGatcaggggaaaggaggagaaagggagattagcagggagggaggaagagggggatTGGGTGctggggtgggcagggctggggtgctGCAGAAGCACCGAATCTTTTGCACCCTCAACTCAGCTagctctttttttgggggggttgaaCCTGTGAAAAGGGGATCATAATCCCCTTAACAGAGTCAGTGTAGTCAGTGTGAGAGCTCAATAAAATCATGCCCCAAACCTGTGCTCTGGGTCCCTGATCAGACATTTCCTTGCCCTTGCAGGCCAGGTAGCCAGATGCCTCACTCAGGCCCTCTCAAGTCGCCTGTGCCCTTCCTTCCTGGGATCAGCCCCTCAGCTGATGGGCCTGACTCTTTCAGTTGTGTGTTTGAAGCCATCCTGGAATCACACCGGGCCAAGGGCACCTCCTATACCAGCCTTGCCTCCCTGGAGGCCCTGGCCTCACCGGGCCCAACCCAGAGCCCTTTCTTTACCTTTGAGCTGCCTCCTCAACCCCCTGCTCCCCGGCCTGACCCACCTGTTCCTGCCCCACTTGCTCCTCTTGAACCGGATTCTGGTACCAGCTCTGCTGCTGATGGGCCTTGGAcacagagaggggaggaggaggaggcagaggccagaaCCAAGCTGTCCCCAGGGAGGGAGCCCCCTAGTCCCAGCCACTCTGAAGACAGCCTTGGGCTAGGAGTGGCACCCCTTGGCAGGTAAGCAATTCCTTTGGTTTTCTCAGCCCCAAGGCCCTCAGGGTCCCAGAACCAGCTGGTTTAAGGAACAGATCTGAAGTGTGAGGATGTGGTTTGTACTCCTGACCCAAGTGGGATGGTTAACAGATATCTGTTTTCCCATTTGGAGGGCTACTTCCATTGACCCCTTGCAACTCCCCTGTGGGCTCAGATCCAGTAATTGGAGAAACCATAATTCAGGACTGGAGGAACCCCAGAGAACATCCTTTATCTCCCCTGGAAGGCCCTTTCCCCCCAGGTGGAGTCTCTCACTGCCACCTGGCCTGAGGGCTTCTCTAAAGCCCAGTCATCAGCCCCTCCCATATtctccctccctggccctgcccagTCGGGTGTCTCTCCTCCTGCTCCAGGATCCTCCTTTCACAGCCTAACCTTTCTGCTCTCCCCTTTGCCAGCTACCCTCTCAGTCATGGAAGCCATGGCAACAGGAGGGGGTGGCCAGGAAGACGGGGTTGCCTAGCAACCAGGAGTTTCCGGCCTCTGTCTCTGGGGTGACAGGTGGCTTTTTGAGTAGAGCAGCTGGGGTGGGAAGGAAAAAGGGGGTGAGGGGATGTACCCTGACCCCCAGTTCCTCTAACCCCAGAGCCTTCTTGGTGGGCAGAAGGGAGACACAAAGGAGTCTCCTTTCCCTAAAAGGTGGGAAGAAGAAACACTTGTGAACACATGAGTGTCTCTACTGTCCTCAAATCTTTGCCTGACCCTCTACTGTTCCTCCCTGGCAGCCTATCTATCCCACCTCTGCCTATACCTCAGGGCCAGAGGCTCATGTTCCATGTGTGATAATAGGGAATGTGTATCTAATAGCAAACCCTGGGAGCTTTGGGGAAGCAGCCGGAACTCCCACAGCAATAAGACAGATGAGGGTTAGACTTGGGGCAGGACTTCCACAGACAGTTGGTAATGATGGAATAGTTTGATGAAAGAACCTATCCAGTCTCCTTccctggagaaaagaaaaatgtgtttcccatgttcccctctccccttctccaTCTCTGGGtctggaggcagagggagggtcTGGGGGATCCCAAAGGACCCTGCCCAGCCCTGAGCTGGTGTTCTACCCTGGCAGTGAACCACCCCTGAGCCAGCTGGTGTCCGACTCAGACTCAGAGCTGGACAGCACAGAGCGGCTGGCCTTAGGAAGCACAGATACCTTGTCCAATGGACAGAAAGCGGATCTGGAAGCCGCACAGCGCCTGGCTAAAAGGCTGTACCGACTAGACGGCTTCAGGAAGGCTGATGTGGCCCGACATCTGGGCAAGAAGTAAAGCCACCGGGCTGGAACTGAGGACGGGGGTGGAGGGAATGCATCCTGGGGGCAGCACCTCCATCCTCTCCATTTAATGTCCCTGGTCTCTAGGTAACCCCCCGCTGACCCCTTGACACTTCCCCTTGAGATCCCACCTGTCTCTCTGCCCTGTCCACAGCAATGACTTCAGCAAACTGGTAGCTGGCGAGTACCTCAAGTTCTTTGTCTTCACAGGCATGACTCTGGACCAAGCTCTCAGGTGGGTGTTGAGCCCTTGGAGGACAGTCCCTACTGTCCAGGGTTGGTGTTCAGGGGCCCAGCTATGTCTCCCTCTAACCCCCGTGCCTCCCTTAAGCTGTCCTTCCCAAACTGATTGGGCATGGCTAAAGGCCAGGGCTGCCTAGCAAGGGGGTTTTGGAAGGCGATGACATCCTCCAACTTCCCTACTTCTCAGGGTGTTTCTGAAGGAGCTGGCCTTAATGGGTGAGACCCAGGAGCGAGAACGTGTGCTGGCCCACTTCTCCCAGCGGTACTTCCAGTGTAATCCGGAAGCCCTGTCCTCAGAGGGTGAGGAGGCTAGGAGTAGGGCTGCCCAGCTGACCACTGAGGCAGAAGGGTGGAGCACtactgcatgtgtgtgtgcagaaAGGCATGTAGGCAAGTGAACATGCCTGTAGGCATGTGAACGCTGTAGGCATGTGAACATGCATGTGTTGTCAGACAGTGCTAGTTACATGTATGTAGGCAGGAATATTGCTAGGATCAAGAGAGTGTTGTGTAGAGGCAGGTGGCAGTTGTGTTTGCATGCAGTTGTTGAAATACATGTGCAGTACCATGCTTGGCTGGAGTGGGGATTTGCACTGGTCTGCATACACTGTGGGGTAGACTTGTTTGTGCTTAGTGCATAGAGGCATGTGCGTGTTGGAGGCAAACAGGGAGCAGTACCTAGCACCTTAGGGAGCTAGGGAGATGGGTAAAGGTCCATGCTGAGGGATCTGCTGGAAGACAGTGATAGGGAGAGTTCACTAATGGGGTTCCAGTCTAAGGAAGATGTGATTGTGGGCCAAAGGGGGTCCTGAAAAGGGGCAGGATGAACTGAGTGGTTAGGAAGACCAGCTGCAAAGAGTCCCTGGGAGGGGGCCAAAGCTGATTGTCAATTCTTTCTTAGATGGCGCCCACACACTGACCTGCGCCCTCATGCTACTCAACACAGATCTTCATGGCCACGTGAGTTGGGGGCGGGAAAGTGGGAGCCAGAAAACAGGCCCCTACCCAGAGACTTCAAGGCCTGGGAGGCCCACGATCTCCCAAGCTTATAGGCTTCTGTTTCCTTCCTTAGAACATTGGGAAACGCATGACCTGCGGGGACTTCATTGGGAACCTGGAGGGTCTCAACGATGGCGGCGACTTCCCCAGGGAGCTGCTCAAGGtgggtgggggggcggggcagggtAGAAGCTGCAGTAGGGGAAGGAGAGACCACCCGGTGACCCAGCCTGAGGGAGGTGGGCGGGGATCGCCAGCCACGGCTCCTGCCACAGGAGGCTGGGCTCTGGTGATTCAGCCTGGGTACCGCCCCCTCGCCCTGCCCCCCGCTCCCAGAACATGCGCACACGCTTGCAGTAGCTGCTGCGTGTGGCGGGGGAGGGGAGCTGAGCAGGAGGCCCTGAACTCTGCATTTAACCTGAACAGTTCCCCCTCTTCTACTGTGCACTGAGGTTGGAAGGCGAGGTAGGGGTCCCgggtggggtgggagaggggaCATAGGCACACCAATCCCTAGTGTGTACAGCTACAAAGACTTTCCAGGTAACCTCTTCCTGGGAGGGACCTGGAGGTAGAGGGACCTGGGCTGGACAAAAGCTTTTCCAAGGTGTTGAAGCGAGAACACAAAGTTGGGACTAGATACTGCGTTCCCGCAGGTGCAGACCACACGCCTAGGCGCCAGCACTTGAGGAATCAGGAAGACTGGGGCTGGTGGTGGGAGAAGCGGGGCATCCCCATCCCGTGGGTTCACTCCTTTCCCTGATGGGGTGGTGTTTTATCCAGGGAGGCATGGACTCAGAGGAACCCCTAGGGTGGGACAAAGGAGTCTTTGAACCACAACATACATATGACTGCAGAGGACGCATCCTAGGATGTATCTGGACTTGGGGTGTGTTGGGCTTCTGAGTTTTGGAATGTATCTGAGTCGGGGCATCTTTTACGAGTTGAGGTGTATGCTTGAGTTGTGTATGTCTGGCAGGGTGCATTTGAATCAATGGGTGTATGACGTGTTTGTGCTTCAAGGGTGTGCTGAGGGCTTATGTGTGTTAGGTTTCCATCTTCGAATTGGCTGATTTATGACATACATCCGTGAATAGAGTATGTTTTTAAGTTAAAGATGGTATA
This window contains:
- the Psd gene encoding PH and SEC7 domain-containing protein 1, coding for MAQGAMRFCSEGDCAISPPRCPRRWLPEGPVPQSPPASMYGSTGSLLRRVAGPGPRGRELGRVTAPCTPLRGPPSPRVVPSPWAPSSPTGQPPPGAQSSVVIFRFVEKASVRPLNGLPASGGLSRSWDLGGVSPPRPTPVLGPGSNRKLRLEASTSDPLPAGGGSALPGSRDPLRGPPVPPQVGADGLYSSLPNGLGGPPERLATLFRGPGDTGSLNQGDTWSSPREVSSHAQRIARAKWEFFYGSLDPPSSGAKPPEQASPSPSGMGSGQGSGVAVGQATKYSETDLDTVPLRCYRETDIDEVLAEREEADSAIESQPSSEGPPGTARPPAPHPGPCPGPHSSLGSGNEDEDEAGGEEDVDDEVFEASEGVRPGSQMPHSGPLKSPVPFLPGISPSADGPDSFSCVFEAILESHRAKGTSYTSLASLEALASPGPTQSPFFTFELPPQPPAPRPDPPVPAPLAPLEPDSGTSSAADGPWTQRGEEEEAEARTKLSPGREPPSPSHSEDSLGLGVAPLGSEPPLSQLVSDSDSELDSTERLALGSTDTLSNGQKADLEAAQRLAKRLYRLDGFRKADVARHLGKNNDFSKLVAGEYLKFFVFTGMTLDQALRVFLKELALMGETQERERVLAHFSQRYFQCNPEALSSEDGAHTLTCALMLLNTDLHGHNIGKRMTCGDFIGNLEGLNDGGDFPRELLKALYSSIKNEKLQWAIDEEELRRSLSELADPNPKVIKRVSGGSGSGSSPFLDLTPEPGAAVYKHGALVRKVHADPDCRKTPRGKRGWKSFHGILKGMILYLQKEEYQPGKALSEAELKNAISIHHALATRASDYSKRPHVFYLRTADWRVFLFQAPSLEQMQSWITRINVVAAMFSAPPFPAAVSSHKRFSRPLLPSAATRLSQEEQMRTHEAKLKVMASELREHRATQLGKKARGKEAEEQRQKEAYLEFEKSRYGTYAALLRVKLKAASEELDAIEAALAQAESMEDGLPLPHSSPSLQPNPTSQARTQRPGSEPRSGAGSARRKP